The Pirellulales bacterium genome includes a region encoding these proteins:
- a CDS encoding transaldolase family protein: protein MDSPLRSLIASGTKLWLDSIDPDLVVANRALGASGATSNPIIVGGLIDTGRFDKDIDRLLQQGLDDEAIAWQMTDQLVRHAQQVFLPVWQQTHGNDGYVSFELDPLLEDIHQPLPQAERVKRYIELGKKWAAGHQNRMIKVPATPAGLGALEELVAANVTVNVTLIFSMRQYQAARDAVWRGARRRANLTHFKSVYSIFVSRLDVYTEKAVPDLSPAAQGMVGIVNAKRIWAENKRFWEANKTPLAQEMIFASTGTKKPEDPPWKYVEAFAGSDIETNPPATNEAVEKSGRHITRHVDELPPQAVLDEIDKKVDLKHLEETLMDEGLKKFADPQHALLRLIAGKRGVLAPH, encoded by the coding sequence ATGGATTCTCCCCTCAGGTCCCTCATCGCCAGTGGAACCAAGCTCTGGCTCGACTCGATCGACCCCGACTTGGTCGTCGCCAACAGAGCGTTAGGCGCGTCGGGCGCCACATCGAATCCGATCATCGTGGGCGGCCTGATCGATACCGGCCGTTTCGACAAGGACATCGACCGCCTGCTGCAGCAAGGCTTGGACGACGAGGCCATTGCCTGGCAAATGACCGATCAGCTGGTGCGTCATGCGCAACAGGTTTTCCTGCCGGTCTGGCAGCAAACGCACGGCAACGACGGCTACGTGAGCTTCGAGCTCGACCCCTTGCTGGAAGACATTCATCAGCCGCTACCGCAGGCCGAGCGCGTGAAGCGCTATATCGAACTGGGCAAGAAGTGGGCGGCCGGCCATCAGAATCGCATGATCAAAGTCCCCGCGACCCCGGCCGGATTGGGCGCGCTTGAGGAGCTGGTAGCCGCCAACGTGACGGTTAATGTGACGCTGATTTTCAGTATGCGGCAATACCAGGCCGCGCGCGACGCTGTGTGGCGCGGAGCCCGCCGCCGCGCCAACCTGACCCACTTCAAGAGTGTTTACAGCATTTTCGTCTCGCGCCTCGACGTCTACACAGAGAAGGCCGTTCCGGACCTTTCCCCGGCCGCCCAAGGCATGGTGGGCATTGTCAACGCGAAGCGCATCTGGGCTGAAAATAAGCGGTTCTGGGAGGCCAACAAGACGCCGCTGGCGCAAGAAATGATCTTCGCCAGCACGGGCACTAAAAAGCCCGAGGATCCCCCCTGGAAATACGTCGAGGCCTTCGCCGGCAGCGACATCGAAACCAACCCGCCGGCCACGAACGAAGCCGTCGAAAAGAGCGGCCGCCACATCACGCGTCATGTGGACGAACTGCCCCCTCAAGCCGTGCTGGACGAAATCGACAAAAAGGTCGATCTCAAGCACCTGGAAGAGACGCTCATGGACGAGGGGTTGAAGAAGTTCGCTGATCCGCAGCATGCCCTGTTGCGTTTGATCGCTGGCAAGCGCGGCGTGCTGGCCCCTCATTAG
- a CDS encoding DUF1598 domain-containing protein produces the protein MRFHSWWACLSAIVVATIVQIASSQWASATTTTGGTTGGTTGGTTGGTTGGSSQPNAFAPAGVVVNADGIVRREVYEDPTGALMRRRIEEAHATLNDKVAARSNLRKVSLTRLEKAIKARLDAGQQPTDEMLCLAGLIRLRYVFLYEDSGDIVIAGAAEGWVRNLSGRVVGLTTGRPILELQDLIVALRAYPSGEEQSPLIGCSIDPTPEGLQRMQDFLRSIGREATPDQTDFIVDGLRTSLGLQKVAIRGISPNTHFAQVMVEADYRMKLIGIGLERPPIQLASFVDRANPGAISRNALQRWFFVPDYKCVRAAEDRSAMELVGDGVKLVGADEVVGGNGQRGKSNTTSGASAMFVSGFTKKYPELAAKSPVFAQLRNLIDMSVAAAFIQQNDYYAKAHWNMDLLGNEEKFPVQTFNAPVEVESAVASVWKGNQLMTPIGGGVSVRAHQALSSDNLLPDDGKKVDNRHHQTSLKDLAEGQWWWD, from the coding sequence ATGAGGTTTCATTCTTGGTGGGCTTGCCTGAGCGCAATCGTCGTGGCGACGATTGTTCAAATCGCCAGTTCTCAATGGGCGTCCGCGACGACAACCACGGGAGGGACCACCGGAGGTACGACTGGCGGAACGACGGGAGGCACGACGGGAGGCAGCAGCCAACCGAATGCGTTTGCGCCTGCCGGCGTGGTAGTCAATGCCGACGGCATTGTGCGCCGGGAAGTTTACGAAGATCCCACGGGCGCACTGATGCGCCGCCGCATTGAAGAGGCACATGCGACACTCAACGACAAGGTGGCCGCGCGCAGCAACTTGCGCAAGGTCTCGCTCACCAGGCTGGAAAAGGCCATCAAGGCCCGACTCGACGCAGGACAACAACCCACTGACGAGATGCTTTGCCTGGCCGGGTTGATCCGGCTGCGCTACGTGTTCCTCTACGAGGATTCGGGCGATATCGTCATCGCCGGGGCAGCCGAAGGCTGGGTCCGCAATCTCTCAGGACGCGTTGTTGGCCTGACGACGGGCCGACCGATTCTGGAACTTCAAGATCTGATCGTTGCCTTGCGCGCGTATCCGTCAGGCGAAGAACAAAGCCCGCTGATCGGCTGCTCGATTGATCCGACGCCCGAGGGTCTGCAGCGGATGCAAGATTTCTTGCGTTCGATCGGACGTGAAGCGACGCCTGACCAGACGGACTTTATTGTCGATGGACTGCGGACCAGCCTAGGATTGCAGAAGGTCGCGATCCGGGGCATTTCGCCCAATACCCACTTCGCGCAAGTGATGGTCGAAGCCGACTATCGCATGAAGTTGATCGGCATTGGGCTAGAGCGTCCTCCGATTCAATTGGCCAGCTTCGTCGACCGGGCCAATCCCGGGGCCATCAGCCGCAACGCATTGCAGCGTTGGTTCTTTGTGCCCGACTACAAGTGCGTGCGTGCTGCGGAGGACCGTTCGGCGATGGAGTTGGTCGGTGACGGAGTCAAGTTGGTGGGTGCCGACGAAGTCGTGGGAGGGAACGGTCAGCGGGGCAAATCGAATACTACCAGCGGCGCCAGCGCCATGTTCGTAAGCGGCTTCACGAAGAAATACCCCGAGCTGGCGGCGAAATCGCCGGTCTTCGCGCAATTGCGGAATCTGATCGACATGTCGGTGGCCGCCGCGTTCATTCAACAGAACGACTACTACGCCAAGGCCCATTGGAACATGGACCTGCTCGGCAATGAGGAAAAATTTCCCGTACAGACTTTCAACGCGCCGGTGGAAGTTGAGTCTGCCGTCGCCAGCGTCTGGAAGGGAAATCAGTTGATGACCCCGATCGGCGGCGGCGTGTCGGTGCGAGCCCATCAAGCCTTGTCGTCCGATAACCTGCTGCCCGACGACGGCAAGAAGGTCGACAACCGGCATCATCAGACCAGCCTGAAAGATCTGGCCGAGGGACAATGGTGGTGGGACTGA
- a CDS encoding fatty acid desaturase has protein sequence MSVTSEFDVPGVAGLSLPRPRQDRRCHDTSAHCRTDFSLRDARHLVNDLFTPCLRTYWTDFLLSFGIGLTAFLVLRRVSLSPPAWLAVYAIAVLAFYRAAMFSHEVVHLRGEKFKTFRAAWNLLCGIPFLIPSFLYQTHTLHHVRKHYGTKDDGEYLPLATGPALNILLYLGQPFVVPLIAAFRFLVLAPLTWVSPPTRRFVYQRMSSMVIDPTFVRPLPARSELRAWRLQEVACFAYLVSLIGICALGLRPWMLLVDAYAISVGVLTLNAIRTLGAHRYLHGGEDVSFVDQLLDSLNYPHNPVTGELWAPVGLRFHALHHLFPSLPYHALSTAHQRLMAGLPADSPYRRTISHGLLGELATLWRRARSSTAG, from the coding sequence ATGAGCGTTACGTCTGAGTTCGACGTGCCGGGCGTTGCCGGTCTGTCGCTGCCACGGCCGCGCCAGGATAGACGTTGCCATGATACGTCTGCGCACTGTCGCACCGATTTTTCCCTGCGTGACGCACGGCACCTGGTCAACGACCTGTTCACGCCGTGTCTGCGGACTTATTGGACAGACTTTCTCCTGTCGTTTGGGATCGGGCTGACGGCGTTCCTGGTTTTGCGTCGGGTCAGTCTGTCGCCGCCGGCGTGGCTGGCGGTGTATGCCATCGCGGTACTGGCTTTCTACCGAGCGGCCATGTTCAGCCACGAAGTCGTGCATCTGCGAGGCGAGAAATTCAAGACCTTTCGCGCCGCCTGGAACCTGCTGTGTGGGATTCCGTTTTTAATTCCATCGTTCCTCTATCAGACGCACACGCTGCACCATGTTCGCAAGCATTACGGCACGAAAGACGACGGAGAATACTTGCCGCTGGCCACGGGGCCCGCGCTGAACATTCTGCTGTACCTGGGCCAGCCGTTTGTCGTGCCCCTGATTGCGGCATTCCGATTCCTGGTGCTGGCGCCGTTGACGTGGGTCAGCCCGCCCACGCGGCGGTTTGTCTATCAGCGTATGTCGTCGATGGTCATTGATCCAACCTTCGTGCGGCCGCTGCCGGCCCGCAGCGAATTACGCGCGTGGCGCCTGCAGGAAGTGGCGTGCTTTGCCTACCTGGTATCGCTCATCGGAATCTGTGCGTTGGGACTGCGGCCTTGGATGTTGCTGGTCGATGCCTATGCCATCAGCGTCGGGGTGCTGACGTTGAACGCGATCCGCACGTTGGGGGCGCACCGCTACCTGCACGGCGGCGAGGACGTCAGCTTTGTCGACCAATTGCTCGATTCATTGAACTACCCGCACAATCCCGTCACGGGCGAGTTGTGGGCGCCGGTCGGTCTGCGATTTCACGCCTTGCACCATTTGTTCCCCTCGCTGCCCTATCACGCACTGTCGACCGCACATCAGCGACTGATGGCCGGATTGCCTGCCGACTCGCCCTATCGGCGGACGATCAGCCACGGCTTACTCGGCGAATTGGCGACACTGTGGCGGCGGGCACGCAGCTCAACTGCTGGCTGA
- a CDS encoding response regulator produces MKNPIRAFARLAREKFDAVYVSSPHLREALELGKLLQNERILEQMPDGVVLLDNDNTVIWGNGRLREWTDRESVVGLNFYAVLGSPEILGPDFCPFHTALATGARSCSTLRSSDNKYFRVHALPISDADGPPQNLIVTIRDVTSEVLQQQKLVAIHQAGIELADLSPDELSHMSIEERIELLKSNILHFTQDLLNFDVVEIRLLDAKTGKLEPLLAAGMVPEAMGRSLFAQLQNNGVTGFVAATGKSYLCEDTTEDPLYLEGCKGAKSSLTVPLILHDEVIGTFNVESPEPRAFTESDMQFLEIFTRDVAVALNTLELLVAEKATTVAENVEAIHSAVAMPVDDILNDAVNVMERYIGHDPDVVERLQNILRNARDIKQVIQQVGQQMAPSQAHPQPMQNAQRPQLRGLQVLVVDADESVRSAAHALLERYGCVIETAHDAGEAVYMVRNLAPGTCYDCIIADIRLPDMTGYELMVKLQGILDCVPMVLMTGFGYDPGHSIVKARQAGLRADAVLYKPFRLDALLDTVEKVSNSSRMVRQG; encoded by the coding sequence GTGAAAAATCCCATTCGCGCTTTTGCGCGCTTGGCCCGCGAGAAGTTCGACGCGGTCTATGTCTCGTCACCCCACCTGCGCGAGGCACTCGAGCTGGGCAAGTTGCTCCAGAACGAGCGGATCCTCGAGCAAATGCCCGATGGCGTCGTCTTGCTCGACAACGACAACACCGTGATCTGGGGCAACGGACGCCTGCGCGAATGGACGGACCGCGAGTCGGTCGTCGGCCTGAATTTCTACGCGGTGCTGGGGAGCCCCGAGATCCTCGGCCCGGACTTCTGCCCTTTCCACACTGCCTTGGCCACCGGCGCGCGCAGCTGCTCGACGTTGCGTTCCAGCGATAACAAGTACTTCCGCGTCCACGCGCTGCCGATCAGTGATGCCGATGGTCCGCCGCAGAACCTGATCGTTACGATTCGCGACGTGACGAGCGAAGTGTTGCAGCAGCAGAAGCTGGTGGCGATTCATCAGGCGGGCATCGAACTGGCGGACCTCTCGCCGGACGAACTCTCGCACATGTCGATCGAGGAACGCATCGAGCTGTTGAAGTCGAACATCCTGCACTTCACGCAGGATCTACTCAACTTCGACGTCGTCGAAATTCGCCTGCTGGATGCCAAGACGGGCAAGCTCGAGCCGTTGTTGGCCGCCGGCATGGTCCCCGAGGCCATGGGCCGGTCGCTGTTCGCACAACTGCAAAATAACGGCGTGACAGGCTTTGTCGCCGCGACGGGCAAGAGCTACCTGTGCGAGGACACGACCGAAGATCCGCTATACCTCGAAGGGTGTAAGGGCGCCAAAAGCTCGCTTACCGTGCCGCTGATCTTGCACGACGAAGTTATCGGTACGTTCAATGTGGAGAGTCCCGAGCCGCGGGCCTTCACCGAGAGCGACATGCAGTTCCTGGAGATTTTCACGCGCGACGTGGCTGTGGCGCTGAATACGCTAGAGCTACTCGTCGCCGAAAAGGCCACAACCGTGGCGGAAAATGTCGAAGCGATCCACAGCGCCGTGGCCATGCCGGTCGACGACATTCTGAACGACGCCGTCAACGTCATGGAGCGCTACATCGGGCACGATCCCGACGTCGTCGAGCGGCTGCAAAACATTCTCCGCAACGCCCGCGACATCAAGCAAGTCATTCAGCAAGTAGGCCAGCAAATGGCCCCCAGCCAGGCCCACCCCCAGCCGATGCAAAATGCCCAGCGACCGCAGCTGCGGGGCTTGCAAGTTCTGGTTGTCGACGCGGACGAAAGCGTCCGCAGCGCGGCCCACGCCCTACTCGAGCGGTACGGCTGCGTCATTGAAACGGCCCACGATGCCGGCGAAGCGGTCTACATGGTTCGCAATCTGGCCCCCGGCACGTGTTACGACTGCATCATCGCCGACATTCGCCTGCCGGACATGACCGGCTACGAGCTGATGGTCAAGCTGCAAGGCATCCTCGACTGTGTGCCGATGGTGCTTATGACCGGCTTCGGCTACGACCCTGGGCACTCGATTGTCAAGGCTCGTCAGGCCGGCCTCCGCGCCGACGCGGTCCTCTACAAACCCTTCCGGCTCGATGCCCTGCTGGACACCGTTGAGAAGGTGTCCAATTCTTCGCGCATGGTGCGACAGGGATAA
- a CDS encoding phosphotransferase translates to MFSCSRRAPRWGGGVFAFFPGHTMADEINYGPVLRAYPADCQPQAAEFLAGAGGFSGSRLWRLNTPQGLLCLRRWPAEHPTPERLEFIQAVLWHVHQEGFDRIPLPLETTTHQGYVRHAGHLWEITPWFAGAADYHLAPSVPRLRAAMTTLAAFHSAAASFPLPQEAECSSPGVAARRNQLAALRAGGWQRLQQTVARANDSSRAAARILECFPRAAEHVQQILDQAVQVKVALVPCLRDIWEENVLFLGDEVTGLIDAGAMRPENVAADVARLLGSLAEDDRSAWKVGLAAYESVRPLSEVELMLVTAFDTSGVLLGGINWLVWIYEQQRAFERPEAVQARLDYFSRRLAHLA, encoded by the coding sequence ATGTTTTCTTGCTCGCGCCGTGCTCCGCGGTGGGGCGGCGGCGTGTTCGCCTTTTTTCCTGGTCATACGATGGCCGACGAGATTAACTACGGGCCGGTATTGCGCGCGTACCCCGCAGACTGCCAACCGCAGGCAGCGGAGTTCCTCGCTGGCGCCGGGGGCTTTAGTGGATCGCGCCTGTGGCGACTCAATACTCCGCAAGGCTTGCTCTGCTTGCGGCGCTGGCCGGCCGAGCATCCGACTCCGGAGCGACTGGAGTTCATTCAGGCCGTGCTCTGGCATGTGCACCAGGAAGGGTTCGACAGAATACCACTGCCACTCGAGACCACGACGCATCAGGGATACGTGCGCCACGCGGGACACTTGTGGGAGATCACGCCTTGGTTTGCGGGCGCGGCGGATTACCATCTTGCGCCAAGCGTGCCGCGGTTGCGTGCCGCGATGACGACGCTCGCCGCGTTTCACAGCGCAGCCGCCTCGTTTCCGCTGCCGCAAGAGGCCGAGTGCTCGTCCCCTGGTGTGGCGGCGCGGCGCAATCAGCTTGCCGCGTTACGCGCCGGAGGTTGGCAGCGATTGCAGCAAACGGTAGCGCGCGCGAACGATTCCAGTCGTGCGGCGGCACGGATTCTGGAGTGTTTTCCGCGTGCGGCCGAACACGTCCAGCAGATTCTTGACCAGGCCGTGCAGGTCAAGGTGGCTCTCGTTCCGTGTCTCCGCGATATCTGGGAAGAGAATGTTCTCTTCTTGGGGGACGAGGTGACGGGCCTGATCGACGCCGGCGCCATGCGACCCGAGAACGTGGCCGCGGATGTGGCCCGCCTGTTGGGAAGCCTGGCCGAAGACGATCGATCCGCCTGGAAAGTGGGGCTCGCCGCCTACGAAAGCGTTCGTCCTCTATCCGAAGTCGAACTGATGCTGGTGACGGCGTTTGATACTAGTGGAGTGCTGTTGGGCGGTATCAATTGGCTCGTCTGGATCTACGAACAGCAGCGCGCTTTTGAGCGGCCGGAGGCCGTCCAAGCAAGGCTCGACTATTTCAGCCGCCGCCTCGCGCACCTTGCCTGA
- a CDS encoding NAD-dependent epimerase/dehydratase family protein, giving the protein MKALITGASGFIGTHLAETLVAKGHQVRCLVRASSNIGRLAPLPVEIAYGDIVDPSSLVTATRGVDVVFHLAGLIKALSYDALLRINEQGAHNIAQASAGQVAPPVLVLVSSLAAAGPSPENRPRHEFDPVCPVSNYGRSKRAGELAAIRYADRVPLTIVRPPIVFGEGDCTMLAMVRPIKWLRLHLVPGFTERRASMIHAADLVAGLIAAAERGDRITAGATEDPAKGYYFLASERNPTFAEMGQLIARSLGCRRLRVVRAPEVLGWGLAGANEAWARVRRRPHIFNLDKIREATAGSWVCAAERARQQLGFDVGADLEARFAQTTQWYRKQGWI; this is encoded by the coding sequence GTGAAGGCATTAATTACAGGCGCCAGCGGCTTTATCGGTACTCACCTGGCCGAGACGCTCGTTGCCAAGGGGCATCAGGTCCGCTGCCTGGTGCGTGCCAGTTCGAACATCGGACGGCTGGCCCCGCTGCCGGTCGAGATCGCCTATGGAGACATCGTCGATCCGTCGAGCCTGGTAACCGCAACGCGGGGGGTGGATGTCGTTTTTCACCTGGCCGGCCTGATCAAGGCCCTCTCGTACGATGCGTTGTTACGCATCAACGAGCAGGGCGCGCATAACATCGCCCAGGCAAGTGCGGGCCAAGTTGCCCCGCCTGTCCTGGTGCTGGTGTCGTCGTTGGCGGCCGCTGGGCCTTCGCCCGAGAATCGTCCGCGGCACGAATTCGATCCTGTGTGTCCTGTGTCGAACTATGGACGGAGCAAACGTGCCGGCGAACTAGCGGCCATCCGTTATGCCGATCGCGTTCCCCTGACCATCGTTCGGCCGCCGATCGTGTTCGGCGAGGGGGACTGTACCATGCTCGCCATGGTGCGGCCGATCAAATGGCTCAGGCTGCACTTGGTGCCAGGTTTTACCGAGCGACGGGCCTCGATGATCCACGCGGCTGACTTGGTGGCCGGGCTCATCGCGGCCGCCGAGCGTGGCGATCGTATTACGGCCGGCGCGACCGAGGATCCTGCCAAGGGCTATTACTTTCTAGCCTCGGAACGCAATCCCACGTTTGCCGAAATGGGACAGTTGATCGCTCGTTCGTTGGGCTGCCGGCGCCTGCGCGTCGTGCGTGCCCCCGAGGTACTCGGTTGGGGCTTGGCTGGCGCCAACGAGGCCTGGGCGCGCGTGCGGAGGCGCCCGCATATCTTCAACCTGGACAAAATTCGCGAAGCGACCGCCGGATCTTGGGTGTGCGCTGCGGAACGTGCCCGGCAACAATTGGGATTCGACGTCGGCGCCGACCTGGAAGCCCGTTTCGCTCAGACCACCCAATGGTATCGCAAGCAGGGCTGGATTTAG
- a CDS encoding N-acetyltransferase, with protein MSAVVVKPVNSWSDRRAFLALPADLYRDDPHWIPRLRIIECELCGYKHHPFHEVAEVQTFLAIRDGKVCGRVAAIVNREHNKEHKEERGFFGFFESVDDLDVSRALFDTVRDWLAARGITKMRGPANPSMNYECGLLVEGFDSPPTFLMPYNPAYYERLVEDYGFQRSQDLLAYVGYKAQLPNFEKEMGWLVDQAQERCQATLRPMVPSNKKDVELFLNLYNRSFENMWGFVPLTLHELAEFVRTLSYLVSPDLALIAEVDGRGVGAVLGLPDYNPRIKRIKGKLLPFGFLHLLAGRKDVRRIRIISINVVPEFQRWGLGLVLLRGLVPKALSLNVEEAEFSWIAESNVMPRMGLEKMQATLQKRFRMYDWEQTSASS; from the coding sequence ATGTCCGCAGTTGTCGTTAAGCCTGTGAATTCTTGGAGCGACCGGCGTGCCTTTTTGGCGCTACCGGCGGATCTCTACCGGGACGATCCACATTGGATCCCGCGCCTGAGAATCATCGAGTGCGAGTTATGCGGCTATAAGCATCATCCATTTCACGAAGTCGCCGAAGTACAAACGTTTCTTGCCATCCGCGATGGCAAGGTCTGCGGCCGGGTGGCAGCCATCGTCAACCGCGAGCACAACAAAGAGCATAAGGAAGAGCGCGGTTTTTTCGGATTCTTCGAATCTGTCGACGATCTCGATGTTTCCCGTGCGCTCTTCGACACCGTACGCGATTGGCTGGCCGCGCGGGGCATCACCAAGATGCGCGGTCCCGCCAATCCCTCTATGAATTACGAGTGCGGGCTGCTCGTGGAAGGGTTCGACAGCCCGCCGACTTTTTTGATGCCTTATAATCCGGCTTACTACGAACGCCTGGTCGAGGACTATGGATTCCAAAGGTCCCAGGATCTTCTGGCCTATGTGGGCTACAAGGCTCAGCTGCCCAACTTCGAGAAAGAGATGGGCTGGCTGGTCGATCAGGCGCAGGAACGTTGCCAGGCCACGCTCCGCCCGATGGTTCCGTCGAACAAGAAGGACGTCGAGCTGTTCTTGAACCTGTACAACCGCTCTTTCGAGAACATGTGGGGGTTCGTACCGCTTACTTTGCACGAGTTGGCCGAGTTCGTCCGCACGTTGAGCTATCTGGTCAGCCCGGATTTAGCGCTGATTGCCGAGGTCGACGGACGCGGCGTGGGGGCCGTGCTGGGGCTGCCCGACTACAATCCCCGCATCAAGCGCATCAAAGGAAAATTGCTGCCGTTCGGGTTTCTGCACTTGCTGGCCGGCCGCAAAGATGTCCGCCGCATTCGCATCATCAGCATCAACGTGGTGCCCGAGTTTCAACGCTGGGGCTTGGGGCTGGTACTGCTCCGCGGGCTGGTGCCGAAGGCACTTTCGCTCAACGTCGAAGAGGCGGAATTCTCCTGGATCGCCGAATCCAACGTCATGCCGCGCATGGGCCTCGAGAAAATGCAGGCCACGCTGCAAAAGAGATTCCGCATGTACGACTGGGAACAGACCTCAGCCAGCAGTTGA
- a CDS encoding beta-ketoacyl-[acyl-carrier-protein] synthase family protein, which produces MSARDIVITGLGVVSPIGVGLDAFWSSLLEGRGGVRPVTLFDASGMPVTFGAEVANFDPKEFVKPRKSLKVMSRDIQLGVSAADMACTQAGITPGSFDPDRLGVVFGSDMILCLLEDVESAYRGCRVDGKFDFNRWGSQAMTQMYPLWMLRYLPNMSACHIAIAHDARGHNNSLTMAEASSLLAVSEAVRIIERGHVDMVLVGGASSRIHPTTFVRAGISDVSRRCDQPAAASRPFDAARDGAVYGEGAAAMVLETRSHAEQRGAKIQGRVLGFASAFESRHNGTPLGGSAVRASIIGALRSAGLTPADIGHVNANGLSTICDDRVEAQAIRDVLGNVPVTAPKSFFGNIGAGTGAVEMVASVLALQENLVPITLNYEQPDPLCPVNVIHGEPHRDAPPIALLLNQAPAGQAVAVVIAAEG; this is translated from the coding sequence GTGTCGGCGCGAGACATCGTCATCACAGGCCTGGGAGTCGTCAGTCCGATCGGCGTCGGCCTGGACGCTTTTTGGTCATCACTGCTCGAGGGGCGCGGGGGCGTGCGCCCCGTCACGCTGTTCGACGCCAGCGGCATGCCCGTCACTTTTGGTGCCGAGGTTGCCAACTTCGATCCCAAAGAGTTCGTCAAGCCACGGAAGAGCCTGAAGGTGATGTCGCGCGACATCCAACTGGGCGTCAGTGCCGCGGACATGGCCTGCACTCAGGCCGGCATCACGCCAGGCAGTTTCGATCCGGACCGCCTGGGTGTGGTTTTCGGAAGCGACATGATCCTTTGTCTTTTGGAGGACGTCGAATCGGCCTACCGGGGCTGTCGCGTCGATGGCAAATTCGACTTTAACCGGTGGGGTTCGCAGGCCATGACGCAGATGTATCCGCTCTGGATGCTGCGCTACCTGCCAAACATGTCGGCCTGTCACATCGCCATCGCCCACGATGCCCGCGGCCATAATAACTCGCTGACAATGGCCGAAGCCTCGAGCCTGCTGGCGGTGTCCGAGGCCGTGCGAATCATCGAGCGCGGGCATGTCGACATGGTTCTTGTCGGGGGCGCAAGCTCGCGCATTCATCCGACGACCTTCGTCCGTGCCGGCATCAGCGATGTGTCACGCCGGTGCGACCAGCCGGCGGCAGCCAGCCGCCCGTTCGACGCCGCCCGCGACGGCGCCGTCTACGGCGAAGGGGCGGCGGCCATGGTGCTGGAAACGCGCAGCCATGCCGAACAGCGCGGGGCAAAAATACAGGGACGCGTCCTGGGCTTCGCCAGCGCCTTCGAGTCGAGGCACAACGGCACGCCGCTGGGCGGGTCGGCGGTCCGCGCCTCGATCATCGGCGCCTTGCGATCCGCGGGGCTCACCCCGGCGGACATTGGCCACGTCAATGCCAACGGATTGAGCACGATTTGCGACGATCGCGTCGAAGCTCAAGCCATCCGCGACGTGTTGGGAAACGTCCCCGTCACGGCGCCCAAGAGCTTTTTCGGAAATATCGGCGCCGGCACGGGCGCCGTCGAAATGGTGGCCAGCGTCTTAGCCCTGCAAGAGAACCTGGTGCCGATCACGCTCAACTACGAGCAGCCGGACCCACTCTGCCCCGTGAATGTCATTCACGGCGAGCCACACCGCGACGCGCCGCCGATCGCCCTGCTACTGAATCAGGCACCCGCCGGGCAGGCGGTGGCCGTCGTGATCGCGGCCGAGGGCTGA